From a region of the Stenotrophomonas sp. BIO128-Bstrain genome:
- a CDS encoding serine hydrolase, with translation MPVPRPLIALTRVRAALASSRARLAAALVAVFALPGAATAAPASPTSPPLSAEASDPRLLGWMQGAPPPEDKRIRYTDDDYFSFPKLRWTACHFRQLMPTVGVSRGPGAARDLPRRLDAAIDALSFTPTGTHRQMTWAQSLSANYTDGIVVLHDGVVVYERYSGCLDEHGQHGAMSVSKSMTGLLGEMLVAEGVIDETQRVSAIVPELKDSAFGDATVRQVLEMTTALRYSEDYADPNAEVWAFSAAGSTLPPAPGYTGPRSYYDYLKTVQKQGRHGEAFGYKTINTDALGWIIARRTGQSVAQLLQSRIWQRLGAEQDAYYTVDSTGTPFAGGGFNAGLRDLARVGQLLLDDGKVDGQPIVPAAAIGRIRAGGSKQAFAKAGYAQLPGWSYRGMWWISHNDHGAYMARGVHGQALYIDPTARVVIARFGSHPVAANSANDPTTLPAFDAVARYLMAQP, from the coding sequence ATGCCCGTTCCGCGCCCCCTCATCGCCCTGACCCGCGTGCGCGCCGCCTTGGCGTCATCCCGCGCCCGGCTGGCCGCGGCCCTGGTCGCGGTGTTCGCCCTGCCGGGCGCCGCCACTGCCGCTCCGGCCTCGCCCACCTCGCCGCCGCTGTCGGCCGAAGCGTCCGATCCCAGGCTGCTCGGCTGGATGCAGGGCGCGCCGCCGCCGGAAGACAAGCGCATCCGTTACACGGATGACGACTATTTCAGTTTCCCCAAGCTGCGCTGGACGGCCTGCCATTTCCGCCAGTTGATGCCCACCGTGGGCGTCAGCCGGGGCCCCGGCGCGGCCCGTGACCTGCCACGCCGACTGGATGCCGCGATCGACGCGCTGTCGTTCACGCCCACCGGCACCCACCGTCAGATGACCTGGGCACAGTCACTGTCGGCCAACTACACCGACGGCATCGTGGTGCTGCACGACGGGGTGGTGGTCTACGAGCGTTACAGCGGCTGCCTGGACGAGCATGGCCAGCACGGTGCGATGTCCGTCAGCAAATCGATGACCGGCCTGCTCGGCGAGATGCTGGTCGCCGAGGGGGTGATCGATGAAACCCAGCGCGTCAGCGCGATTGTTCCCGAGCTGAAGGACAGCGCGTTCGGCGATGCCACGGTCAGGCAGGTGCTGGAGATGACCACGGCACTGCGCTACAGCGAAGACTACGCCGACCCAAACGCCGAGGTCTGGGCATTTTCCGCCGCGGGCAGCACCCTGCCCCCGGCCCCCGGCTACACCGGGCCGCGCAGCTATTACGATTACCTGAAGACCGTGCAGAAGCAGGGCCGCCACGGCGAGGCCTTCGGCTACAAGACGATCAACACGGACGCGCTGGGCTGGATCATCGCCCGGCGCACGGGGCAGTCGGTTGCACAGCTGCTGCAGTCGCGCATCTGGCAGCGCCTGGGCGCCGAGCAGGACGCGTACTACACCGTTGATTCCACCGGCACGCCGTTTGCGGGCGGCGGCTTCAATGCCGGCCTGCGGGATCTGGCCCGCGTCGGCCAGCTGCTGCTCGACGACGGCAAGGTCGACGGCCAGCCCATCGTGCCCGCCGCCGCGATCGGCCGTATCCGGGCCGGCGGCAGCAAACAGGCCTTTGCCAAGGCCGGTTACGCGCAACTGCCTGGCTGGAGCTATCGCGGCATGTGGTGGATCTCCCACAACGACCATGGCGCCTACATGGCGCGCGGCGTGCATGGCCAGGCGCTCTACATCGACCCCACCGCACGGGTGGTGATCGCGCGGTTCGGCTCGCATCCGGTCGCTGCCAACAGCGCCAACGACCCGACCACCCTGCCCGCCTTCGATGCGGTCGCGCGGTATCTGATGGCGCAGCCCTGA
- a CDS encoding type II secretion system F family protein, which yields MSTNGWWIATLLVLAAGVGLLGLRGWVLSGREQRHQDALQAALRPRDAAGAPAPAQQPPVSLRQRWLAAVAALGQRFNGGRIEAALLAPEDRLLLDQAGWNTNAGTAIFLALRLLIAVATLVLVLAFNHSTGFSRAMVIFGALAFGILLPKFALRAWAMRLRKQVSAELPLLIDLLRLLQGVGFSMDQSLQTLGDKLRNAIPVLGREIHQANIAYMHGRSREQSLRRLGESFDDEDLRSLVQLILQVHAHGGAVQEPLRQFSIRLREQRRSTLKEKVGKLSVKMTVVMMLTLLPALMLVLAGPAIIALASALTKLD from the coding sequence ATGAGCACTAACGGCTGGTGGATCGCCACGTTGTTGGTCCTCGCCGCCGGCGTGGGCCTGCTCGGGCTGCGCGGCTGGGTGCTGAGCGGCCGCGAGCAACGCCACCAGGACGCCCTGCAGGCCGCCCTGCGGCCGCGCGATGCCGCCGGCGCCCCTGCCCCGGCACAGCAGCCGCCGGTCAGCCTGCGCCAGCGCTGGCTCGCTGCGGTCGCCGCGCTCGGCCAGCGTTTCAACGGCGGCCGCATCGAAGCCGCCCTGCTGGCACCGGAAGACCGGTTGCTGCTCGACCAGGCCGGCTGGAACACCAACGCCGGCACCGCGATCTTCCTTGCCCTTCGGCTGCTGATCGCCGTGGCCACGCTGGTCCTGGTGCTGGCCTTCAACCACAGCACCGGCTTCAGCCGCGCGATGGTGATCTTCGGCGCGCTGGCCTTCGGCATCCTGTTGCCGAAGTTCGCCCTGCGTGCGTGGGCGATGCGCCTGCGCAAGCAGGTCTCGGCGGAATTGCCGCTGCTGATCGACCTGCTGCGCCTGCTGCAGGGCGTCGGCTTCAGCATGGACCAGAGCCTGCAGACCCTCGGCGACAAACTGCGCAACGCGATCCCGGTCCTCGGCCGCGAGATCCACCAGGCCAACATCGCCTACATGCACGGGCGCAGCCGCGAGCAGTCGCTGCGCCGGCTGGGCGAGTCGTTCGACGACGAAGACCTGCGCAGCCTGGTGCAGCTGATCCTGCAGGTCCACGCACATGGCGGAGCGGTGCAGGAGCCGCTGCGCCAGTTCAGCATCCGCCTGCGCGAACAGCGCCGTTCCACCCTCAAGGAGAAGGTCGGCAAGCTCTCGGTAAAGATGACCGTGGTGATGATGTTGACGTTGTTGCCGGCGCTGATGCTGGTGCTGGCCGGCCCGGCCATCATCGCCCTCGCCTCCGCCCTGACCAAACTGGATTGA
- a CDS encoding DUF3613 domain-containing protein — protein MNQLRRLPVTFLHVGLPWLLMVVALPVMAQQAPLTGQMLGGQQAPPVATTTLPAPETPAPVPTYVDRAPAYTDAAPGRYMPPAPAPRSEIGQTTRDLLRMQAQGTHAGARLPILGDQAAASYARYLKSFEHEIPEFLKTSVKKDVGGSNDGG, from the coding sequence ATGAACCAGTTGCGTCGCCTGCCCGTTACGTTCCTGCACGTTGGCCTGCCGTGGCTGCTGATGGTGGTAGCGCTGCCCGTGATGGCGCAGCAGGCACCGCTCACCGGGCAGATGCTTGGCGGACAGCAGGCCCCGCCGGTCGCCACTACGACGCTGCCGGCGCCAGAGACCCCGGCACCGGTACCGACCTACGTCGATCGCGCGCCGGCTTACACCGACGCCGCGCCCGGGCGCTACATGCCTCCCGCACCCGCGCCGCGCAGCGAGATAGGCCAGACCACCCGCGATCTGCTGCGGATGCAGGCCCAGGGAACCCACGCGGGGGCGCGCCTGCCGATCCTGGGTGACCAGGCCGCGGCCAGCTATGCGCGCTACCTCAAGAGCTTCGAGCACGAGATTCCCGAGTTCCTCAAGACCAGTGTGAAAAAGGACGTAGGCGGTTCCAACGACGGAGGTTGA
- a CDS encoding DUF2968 domain-containing protein encodes MRERKGVGSIVAHALTGGIVLLLSLSVIPQALAARAPRAEPAVETAVRPAPVVRNTVDELRQLVDSKQLTELRTTYNGSYGASLLFNTSTLNYYVALFHEKDFWRVIKTDSVDNAEKVYRTFVEQTEQLAQVYIDTTRLQAGKRYTENLVAYNEERLRSLQQEADLQRQQSLQVSASLEQAKQQAVSLSTDLRSSHSELDALNQRIQMLQAQQLNPALSLPSAESATPAPAPQGNPGNP; translated from the coding sequence ATGCGAGAGAGAAAAGGGGTTGGTTCCATCGTCGCGCACGCGCTGACCGGTGGGATTGTGTTGCTGCTGTCGTTGAGCGTCATTCCGCAGGCCCTGGCCGCGCGCGCACCGCGTGCCGAGCCGGCCGTGGAGACCGCCGTTCGCCCGGCGCCGGTGGTCCGCAATACCGTGGACGAACTGCGCCAGCTGGTCGACTCCAAGCAGCTCACCGAGCTGCGCACTACCTATAACGGCAGTTACGGTGCCAGCCTGCTGTTCAATACCAGCACGCTGAATTACTACGTGGCGCTGTTCCACGAGAAGGACTTCTGGCGCGTGATCAAGACCGATTCGGTCGACAACGCCGAGAAGGTCTACCGCACCTTCGTCGAACAGACCGAACAGCTGGCCCAGGTGTATATCGATACCACCCGCCTGCAGGCCGGCAAGCGCTATACCGAAAACCTGGTCGCCTACAACGAAGAGCGGCTGCGCAGCCTGCAGCAGGAAGCCGATCTCCAGCGCCAGCAGTCGCTGCAGGTCAGCGCCTCGCTGGAACAGGCCAAGCAGCAGGCGGTCAGCCTGAGCACCGACCTGCGCAGCAGCCACAGCGAACTGGACGCGCTCAACCAGCGCATCCAGATGCTGCAGGCCCAGCAGCTGAACCCGGCGCTGTCGCTGCCGTCAGCCGAGTCGGCCACGCCGGCACCGGCGCCGCAGGGCAACCCCGGCAACCCGTAA
- a CDS encoding GNAT family N-acetyltransferase has protein sequence MTHPIHYRRAVPGDAAACIDLRGRTRENAFSAAELAGLGITEDSWAAGIRDDVLPGHIALEGEHMVGYCFGDRDGGEIVVLAMLPSHEGQGIGRRLLDMSIADLVEAGHSRLILGCAADPAVRSHGFYRYLGWRPTGEIDALGDEVLELHVGARP, from the coding sequence ATGACCCACCCGATTCATTACCGTCGCGCCGTGCCGGGCGATGCCGCTGCCTGCATCGATCTGCGTGGGCGCACCCGCGAAAATGCGTTTTCCGCGGCCGAGCTTGCCGGACTCGGCATCACCGAAGACAGCTGGGCGGCCGGTATCCGTGACGATGTACTGCCGGGGCATATCGCGCTGGAAGGCGAGCACATGGTCGGCTACTGCTTCGGCGATCGCGACGGCGGCGAGATCGTGGTGCTGGCAATGCTGCCGTCCCATGAAGGGCAGGGCATCGGTCGGCGGCTGCTGGATATGTCCATCGCCGATCTAGTCGAGGCCGGCCATTCGCGGCTGATCCTGGGGTGTGCGGCGGATCCTGCGGTGCGCTCGCATGGCTTCTATCGCTACCTGGGCTGGCGGCCGACCGGCGAGATCGACGCCCTGGGTGACGAAGTGCTGGAACTGCACGTGGGCGCCAGGCCATAG
- a CDS encoding type II secretion system F family protein, whose amino-acid sequence MAFVLLLCSAALILVALAVELWGGAAAREQRRLSLQHAEQRLARPDTAPRLAGISDAPPPTMPVTSTPAGRPWDALMRRAALPTGWRVPLLIVAAAALLAWIASARLGTVWAAPIVLVLSALAAWFWVSRRITRLQAKLLRQLPDFLDNLVRLAGLGNSLQMAFQTSAAQMPMPLRGLLDATVSYTRSGLDLDRALAQAAQPYRLEALNVLSVVLGVSVRIGGRADQILQRMADFMRDLDQAQQELMATTSETRMSAWVLGLLPPISAVLMAITSPDFFQPIIQEPLGHKLLLWALGLELIGGFLLYRLAKSI is encoded by the coding sequence ATGGCCTTCGTCCTGCTCCTGTGCAGTGCGGCGCTGATACTGGTGGCGCTGGCCGTAGAGCTGTGGGGCGGCGCGGCCGCGCGCGAGCAGCGCCGGCTGTCACTGCAGCACGCCGAACAGCGGCTGGCGCGACCGGACACCGCCCCGCGCCTGGCCGGCATCAGCGACGCCCCGCCCCCGACGATGCCGGTCACCAGCACCCCGGCCGGCCGGCCCTGGGACGCGCTGATGCGGCGCGCCGCGCTTCCCACCGGCTGGCGGGTGCCACTGCTGATCGTCGCCGCTGCGGCACTGCTGGCCTGGATCGCCAGTGCGCGGCTTGGCACGGTGTGGGCCGCGCCGATCGTACTGGTGCTCAGTGCGCTGGCGGCCTGGTTCTGGGTATCACGGCGGATCACCCGGCTGCAGGCCAAGCTGCTGCGCCAGCTGCCGGACTTCCTCGACAATCTGGTGCGCCTGGCCGGCCTCGGCAACAGCCTGCAGATGGCCTTCCAGACCTCGGCCGCGCAGATGCCGATGCCGCTGCGCGGCCTGCTCGACGCCACCGTGTCCTACACCCGCAGCGGCCTGGACCTGGACCGCGCCCTGGCACAGGCCGCCCAGCCCTATCGGCTGGAAGCCCTGAACGTGCTGTCGGTGGTACTAGGCGTGAGTGTCCGCATCGGCGGCCGCGCCGACCAGATCCTGCAGCGCATGGCCGACTTCATGCGCGACCTGGACCAGGCGCAGCAGGAGCTGATGGCCACCACCTCCGAGACCCGCATGTCGGCCTGGGTGCTCGGCCTGCTGCCGCCGATCAGCGCGGTGCTGATGGCGATCACCAGCCCGGACTTCTTCCAGCCGATCATCCAGGAGCCGCTCGGCCACAAGCTGCTGCTGTGGGCGCTGGGGCTGGAACTGATCGGTGGCTTCCTGCTGTACCGGCTGGCCAAGTCGATATGA
- a CDS encoding Flp pilus assembly protein TadD, translated as MHHAVLSRLCLLLAATALCAACSNVRNGYRQDPMALASPEVAPQDDKQLYLELISKMQQQGAYYASLAHVEAYRQRYGDSPQLRLLNADALRETGQREAALAMYGSLTSGPQAAAAWHGLGLIAARDGDAARAEQALAKAVQLQPLNTGYLGDLGFARLRAGDWTRAQEPLAKAAELSPGSAKANANLAVWALLRGQNDMADTIMRNARLTDSAQAEVRRLADQLRQQAAPAPSVQRAPASIATAAAAPGSGATPAPRAAAGRPAQRRVAIDTDHRTRADARLAPSMLERFSTPTPASETTP; from the coding sequence ATGCACCACGCCGTGCTTTCCCGCCTTTGCCTGCTGCTCGCCGCGACTGCCCTCTGCGCGGCCTGTTCGAACGTGCGCAACGGTTACCGACAGGATCCGATGGCACTGGCCTCGCCCGAGGTGGCCCCGCAGGACGACAAACAGCTCTACCTCGAGCTGATCTCCAAGATGCAGCAGCAGGGCGCTTACTACGCCTCGCTGGCGCACGTGGAGGCGTATCGCCAACGCTATGGCGACAGTCCCCAACTGCGCCTGTTGAATGCCGATGCACTGCGCGAAACCGGCCAGCGCGAGGCGGCACTGGCCATGTACGGCAGCCTGACCAGCGGCCCGCAGGCGGCTGCGGCGTGGCACGGACTCGGCCTGATCGCCGCCCGCGACGGCGACGCGGCACGCGCCGAGCAGGCATTGGCGAAGGCCGTGCAGTTGCAGCCGTTGAACACCGGCTACCTCGGCGATCTGGGCTTCGCCCGGTTGCGCGCCGGCGACTGGACCCGCGCGCAGGAACCGCTGGCCAAGGCCGCCGAACTATCGCCCGGCAGTGCCAAGGCCAACGCCAACCTGGCGGTCTGGGCGCTGCTGCGCGGCCAGAACGACATGGCCGACACCATCATGCGCAACGCGCGCCTGACCGACAGCGCGCAGGCCGAAGTCCGCCGGCTGGCGGACCAGCTGCGCCAGCAGGCGGCCCCGGCGCCGTCGGTGCAGCGTGCACCCGCCAGCATCGCCACGGCGGCCGCCGCGCCCGGCAGCGGCGCCACGCCTGCACCACGCGCCGCTGCCGGGCGCCCGGCGCAGCGCAGGGTCGCCATCGATACCGATCACCGCACGCGTGCCGATGCGCGCCTGGCGCCGTCGATGCTCGAACGCTTCAGCACGCCCACTCCTGCCAGCGAGACCACGCCATGA
- a CDS encoding TadG family pilus assembly protein — translation MHQSSVRAPRPFRRRLRGGMSVTMMLVLLGLVGMLGLVEVGYLYWAKRDAQKVVDLAAVAGAQRLDLCRADLKDNGAARSNAERDNGFSGALVIHCGNWNPARGAGDHFSVTPDAANPLNAVKVVATRSVVPFFGQNTRLPTIRAQAVATRAPPIAVFSVGSQLLRVNGNTPLGNVLNLVGVNLDRTTLLGYDGLAQAKVTPGGLLQALGIPVQANIGIAEFNALLAANRVSLGQLLDATATVLTNSGVAHVDLTALRNALAAKVDLNQLNVQLGSTDTTGGLFARIVAPEGPASPALQADISALDLITTSISIASGGNGVAVNNLNILGLVQTRAAIIEPPSIAIGGVGTRAYNAQVRLKINIDTGGLALLGPVLSGLGIRLNLPIYADVTNAMGTLDALNCGATPPTATVRVQSSLLRACVGRVAAANEFSQRNVCDAGLQNEQLLTLLGAPLVTDKISLNALTRDESVTLAAGETASTYFNQAQVGTAVSGLVSELLRVLSNVVTPGKQGSTDAATANRLADQYLKAANPGNVFYDAEKTIALLRLGDPARGIGALGDWDVVGGVPHACGALNLGTCFETGSVWDGYNATVTGKGMGGLSGLLGSLLGGLVINRCNSLFSTLLNYNNCVKSNLAAYLQTRPGGLEDLAGGTGVTDPGTDQVRCSGLLCLALTPVLETLKPLLNGVGTLLSQTLAQVLGLELGRTDVHMQSIQCTPAQLVY, via the coding sequence ATGCACCAGTCCAGCGTTCGTGCGCCCCGGCCGTTCCGGCGGCGGCTGCGCGGCGGGATGTCGGTCACCATGATGCTGGTCCTGCTCGGTCTGGTCGGGATGCTCGGCCTGGTCGAAGTGGGCTATCTGTACTGGGCCAAGCGCGATGCGCAGAAGGTGGTCGACCTGGCCGCCGTCGCCGGCGCGCAGCGCCTGGACCTGTGCCGCGCGGACCTCAAGGACAACGGGGCTGCCCGCAGCAATGCAGAGCGGGACAACGGCTTTTCCGGCGCCCTGGTGATCCACTGCGGCAACTGGAATCCTGCACGCGGCGCGGGGGATCATTTCAGCGTGACGCCCGACGCGGCCAACCCGCTCAATGCGGTCAAAGTGGTCGCCACCCGTTCGGTGGTGCCGTTCTTCGGCCAGAACACGCGCCTGCCCACGATCCGTGCGCAGGCGGTGGCCACGCGTGCGCCGCCGATCGCGGTGTTCTCGGTGGGCTCGCAGTTGCTGCGGGTCAATGGCAATACGCCGCTGGGCAACGTGCTCAACCTGGTGGGCGTCAACCTGGACCGCACCACCCTGCTTGGCTATGACGGCCTGGCCCAGGCGAAGGTCACCCCGGGCGGCCTGCTGCAGGCGCTGGGCATTCCGGTCCAGGCCAACATCGGCATCGCCGAGTTCAACGCCCTGCTGGCCGCCAACCGGGTCTCGCTTGGCCAGCTGCTCGATGCGACGGCCACGGTGCTGACCAACAGCGGTGTCGCCCATGTGGATCTGACGGCACTGCGCAATGCGCTCGCGGCAAAGGTCGATCTGAACCAGCTCAACGTGCAGCTCGGCAGCACCGACACCACCGGCGGGCTGTTCGCACGCATCGTCGCGCCCGAAGGCCCCGCTTCGCCAGCGCTGCAGGCCGACATCAGCGCGTTGGACCTGATCACCACCAGCATCAGCATCGCCAGCGGCGGCAACGGCGTGGCGGTCAACAACCTCAACATCTTGGGCCTGGTGCAGACCCGCGCGGCGATCATCGAGCCGCCCTCGATCGCGATCGGCGGCGTCGGCACCCGTGCCTACAACGCGCAGGTGCGGCTGAAGATCAACATCGACACCGGCGGGCTGGCGCTGCTCGGGCCCGTGCTCAGCGGGCTGGGGATCCGCCTCAACCTGCCGATCTATGCCGATGTGACCAACGCGATGGGCACACTGGACGCGCTCAACTGCGGCGCGACCCCGCCAACCGCCACGGTGCGGGTGCAGTCCTCGCTGCTGCGCGCCTGCGTCGGCCGCGTGGCTGCCGCCAACGAATTTTCGCAGCGCAATGTGTGCGATGCCGGGCTGCAGAACGAGCAGTTGCTGACCCTGCTGGGCGCACCGCTGGTCACCGACAAGATTTCCCTCAATGCGCTGACCCGCGATGAGAGCGTCACCCTGGCGGCCGGAGAGACCGCCTCCACTTACTTCAACCAGGCCCAGGTCGGCACAGCCGTCTCCGGCCTGGTGAGCGAACTGCTGCGCGTGCTGAGCAACGTGGTCACCCCGGGCAAGCAGGGCAGCACCGATGCCGCCACCGCCAATCGTTTGGCGGATCAGTATCTGAAAGCCGCCAATCCGGGCAACGTTTTCTACGACGCCGAGAAGACCATTGCCCTGCTGCGACTCGGTGACCCGGCACGCGGCATCGGCGCCCTCGGCGACTGGGACGTCGTGGGCGGCGTACCGCACGCGTGTGGCGCGCTGAATCTTGGCACCTGTTTTGAAACCGGCTCGGTCTGGGACGGCTACAACGCCACCGTTACCGGAAAGGGAATGGGCGGGCTCAGTGGCCTGCTCGGCTCCCTGCTCGGTGGGCTGGTGATCAACCGCTGCAACAGCCTGTTCAGTACCCTGCTCAACTACAACAACTGCGTCAAATCCAACCTGGCCGCTTACCTGCAGACCCGGCCGGGCGGCCTGGAGGACCTCGCCGGCGGAACCGGAGTCACCGACCCGGGCACCGACCAGGTCCGCTGCAGCGGCCTGCTGTGCCTGGCGCTGACCCCGGTGCTGGAAACCCTCAAGCCGCTGCTCAACGGCGTCGGCACCCTGCTCTCGCAGACGCTGGCCCAGGTGCTCGGGCTTGAGCTGGGGCGGACCGACGTGCACATGCAGTCCATCCAGTGCACCCCGGCACAGTTGGTTTATTGA